One window from the genome of Pleuronectes platessa chromosome 2 unlocalized genomic scaffold, fPlePla1.1 SUPER_2_unloc_2, whole genome shotgun sequence encodes:
- the LOC128436289 gene encoding protein NLRC3 isoform X17 — protein MSGSKEEEDRAESPGSSCVSLHSDMSNDHPPLLFSKEPGPSHTKSQDHRLRAESPGSRCLSLRSDMSIDHPLLFSKEPGPSHTEERKRSHVSEEEQSSCCASCQDVLKDPVSTSCGHWFCRQCITSYWDQSGSSGDSFCPQCGQRSRTGAGGQTAADRGLQEVSDEHKLSVRRTCEHVTEGSDETGSRTLLNRIYTELHITEGQSEEVNTQHEVRQLETASKMKILQDTPIKVHDIFKASTDQQSSIRVVLTNGVAGVGKTFSVQKFTLDWAEGLENQDVGLLAVLSFRELNLVKDQQHSLLTLLHVFHPELQKLTAETLAVCKPLFIFDGLDESRPSLDFNHRELVSEVTQRSSVNVLLTNLIRGNLLPSALVWITSRPAAANQIPPACVDRVTEVRGFTDAQKEEYFRRRFSDEELCSRIISHIKTSRSLHIMCQIPVFCWISATVLEHMLTTDQRGELPKTLTDLYSHFLLVQTKRKNNKYGEGHETSPQQLTEADRDVLLKLGRLALKHLEEGNLMFYQEDLERCGLNVTERPRCTQEFVLRSSEESV, from the exons atgagtggatctaaggaggaagaggacagagcagagtctccagggtccagctgtgtgtctctgcataGTGACATGTCCAATGATCATCCTCCTCTActcttcagtaaagaacctggaccctcacacacaaa aagtcaggaccacagactgagagcagagtctccagggtccagatGTCTGTCTCTGAGGAGTGACATGTCCATAGATCATCCTCTGTTgttcagtaaagaacctggaccctcacacacaga ggagaggaagaggagtcatgtttctgaggaggagcagtcgtcctgctgtgcttcgtgtcaggacgtcctgaaggatccagtctccaccagctgtggacactggttctgcagacagtgcatcacctcatactgggaccagtctggttcttcaggagactccttctgtccccagtgtggacaaagatccagaacaggagctggaggtcagacagccg cagatcgtggtctgcaggaggtttcagatgaacataagctcagtgtgaggaggacatgtgaacatgtgactgaaggaagtgatgaaacaggaagtagaaccctcctcaacaggatatacactgagctccacatcacagagggacagagtgaagaggttaatactcaacatgaggtgaggcagcttgagacggcttccaagatgaagatcctccaggacactcccatcaaggtccacgacatctttaaagcctccactgaccagcagagcagcatcagagtcgtcctgaccaacggcgtcgctggagttggaaaaaccttctcggtgcagaagttcactctggactgggcagagggtttagagaaccaggatgtgggtctgctggctgtgctttcgttcagggagctgaacctggtgaaggaccagcagcacagtcttctcacgctgctccatgttttccatccagagttacagaagctcacggcagagacgctcgctgtctgtaaacctttgttcatctttgacggcctggatgaaagcagaccttctctggacttcaaccacagggagcttgtgtctgaggtcacacagaggtcatcagtcaacgtgctgctgacaaacctcatccgggggaatctgcttccctcggctctcgtctggataacctccagacctgcggcggccaatcagatccctcctgcatgtgttgacagggtcacagaagtacgaggcttcactgacgcccagaaggaggagtacttcaggaggaggttcagtgatgaagagctgtgcagcagaatcatctcacacatcaagacgtccaggagcctccacatcatgtgtcaaatcccagtcttctgctggatcagtgctacagttctggagcacatgttgaccacagaccagagaggagagctgcccaagaccctgactgacctgtactcacacttcctgctggttcagacaaagaggaagaacaacaagtacggtgagggacatgagacgagtccacagcagctgacggaggctgacagggatgttcttctgaagctggggaggctggcacttaaacatctggaggaaggaaacctcatgttctaccaagaagacctggagcggtgtggtcttaatgtcacagagaggcctcggtgtactcaggagtttgtactgagatcttcagaagagagtgtgtga
- the LOC128436289 gene encoding NACHT, LRR and PYD domains-containing protein 3 isoform X8 produces the protein MSGSKEEEDRAESPGSSCVSLHSDMSNDHPPLLFSKEPGPSHTKHVCVCRGQDHRLRAESPGSSCLSLRSDMSIDHPLLFSKEPGPSHTKHVCVCRGQDHRLRAESPGSSCLSLRSDMSIDHPLLFSKEPGPSHTKHVCVCRGQDHRLRAESPGSSCLSLRSDMSIDHPLLFSNEPGPSHTESQDHRLRAESPGSRCLSLRSDMSIDHPLLFSKEPGPSHTEERKRSHVSEEEQSSCCASCQDVLKDPVSTSCGHWFCRQCITSYWDQSGSSGDSFCPQCGQRSRTGAGGQTAADRGLQEVSDEHKLSVRRTCEHVTEGSDETGSRTLLNRIYTELHITEGQSEEVNTQHEVRQLETASKMKILQDTPIKVHDIFKASTDQQSSIRVVLTNGVAGVGKTFSVQKFTLDWAEGLENQDVGLLAVLSFRELNLVKDQQHSLLTLLHVFHPELQKLTAETLAVCKPLFIFDGLDESRPSLDFNHRELVSEVTQRSSVNVLLTNLIRGNLLPSALVWITSRPAAANQIPPACVDRVTEVRGFTDAQKEEYFRRRFSDEELCSRIISHIKTSRSLHIMCQIPVFCWISATVLEHMLTTDQRGELPKTLTDLYSHFLLVQTKRKNNKYGEGHETSPQQLTEADRDVLLKLGRLALKHLEEGNLMFYQEDLERCGLNVTERPRCTQEFVLRSSEESV, from the exons atgagtggatctaaggaggaagaggacagagcagagtctccagggtccagctgtgtgtctctgcataGTGACATGTCCAATGATCATCCTCCTCTActcttcagtaaagaacctggaccctcacacacaaa acatgtttgtgtttgcagaggtcaggaccacagactgagagcagagtctccagggtccagctgtctgtctctgaggagTGACATGTCCATAGATCATCCTCTGTTgttcagtaaagaacctggaccctcacacacaaa acatgtttgtgtttgcagaggtcaggaccacagactgagagcagagtctccagggtccagctgtctgtctctgaggagTGACATGTCCATAGATCATCCTCTGTTgttcagtaaagaacctggaccctcacacacaaa acatgtttgtgtttgcagaggtcaggaccacagactgagagcagagtctccagggtccagctgtctgtctctgaggagTGACATGTCCATAGATCATCCTCTGttgttcagtaatgaacctggaccctcacacacaga aagtcaggaccacagactgagagcagagtctccagggtccagatGTCTGTCTCTGAGGAGTGACATGTCCATAGATCATCCTCTGTTgttcagtaaagaacctggaccctcacacacaga ggagaggaagaggagtcatgtttctgaggaggagcagtcgtcctgctgtgcttcgtgtcaggacgtcctgaaggatccagtctccaccagctgtggacactggttctgcagacagtgcatcacctcatactgggaccagtctggttcttcaggagactccttctgtccccagtgtggacaaagatccagaacaggagctggaggtcagacagccg cagatcgtggtctgcaggaggtttcagatgaacataagctcagtgtgaggaggacatgtgaacatgtgactgaaggaagtgatgaaacaggaagtagaaccctcctcaacaggatatacactgagctccacatcacagagggacagagtgaagaggttaatactcaacatgaggtgaggcagcttgagacggcttccaagatgaagatcctccaggacactcccatcaaggtccacgacatctttaaagcctccactgaccagcagagcagcatcagagtcgtcctgaccaacggcgtcgctggagttggaaaaaccttctcggtgcagaagttcactctggactgggcagagggtttagagaaccaggatgtgggtctgctggctgtgctttcgttcagggagctgaacctggtgaaggaccagcagcacagtcttctcacgctgctccatgttttccatccagagttacagaagctcacggcagagacgctcgctgtctgtaaacctttgttcatctttgacggcctggatgaaagcagaccttctctggacttcaaccacagggagcttgtgtctgaggtcacacagaggtcatcagtcaacgtgctgctgacaaacctcatccgggggaatctgcttccctcggctctcgtctggataacctccagacctgcggcggccaatcagatccctcctgcatgtgttgacagggtcacagaagtacgaggcttcactgacgcccagaaggaggagtacttcaggaggaggttcagtgatgaagagctgtgcagcagaatcatctcacacatcaagacgtccaggagcctccacatcatgtgtcaaatcccagtcttctgctggatcagtgctacagttctggagcacatgttgaccacagaccagagaggagagctgcccaagaccctgactgacctgtactcacacttcctgctggttcagacaaagaggaagaacaacaagtacggtgagggacatgagacgagtccacagcagctgacggaggctgacagggatgttcttctgaagctggggaggctggcacttaaacatctggaggaaggaaacctcatgttctaccaagaagacctggagcggtgtggtcttaatgtcacagagaggcctcggtgtactcaggagtttgtactgagatcttcagaagagagtgtgtga
- the LOC128436289 gene encoding NACHT, LRR and PYD domains-containing protein 3 isoform X2, giving the protein MSGSKEEEDRAESPGSSCVSLHSDMSNDHPPLLFSKEPGPSHTKHVCVCRGQDHRLRAESPGSSCLSLRSDMSIDHPLLFSKEPGPSHTKHVCVCRGQDHRLRAESPGSSCLSLRSDMSIDHPLLFSKEPGPSHTKHVCVCRGQDHRLRAESPGSSCLSLRSDMSIDHPLLFSNEPGPSHTEHVCVCRSQDHRLRAESPGSRCLSLRSDMSIDHPLLFSKEPGPSHTEERKRSHVSEEEQSSCCASCQDVLKDPVSTSCGHWFCRQCITSYWDQSGSSGDSFCPQCGQRSRTGAGGQTADRGLQEVSDEHKLSVRRTCEHVTEGSDETGSRTLLNRIYTELHITEGQSEEVNTQHEVRQLETASKMKILQDTPIKVHDIFKASTDQQSSIRVVLTNGVAGVGKTFSVQKFTLDWAEGLENQDVGLLAVLSFRELNLVKDQQHSLLTLLHVFHPELQKLTAETLAVCKPLFIFDGLDESRPSLDFNHRELVSEVTQRSSVNVLLTNLIRGNLLPSALVWITSRPAAANQIPPACVDRVTEVRGFTDAQKEEYFRRRFSDEELCSRIISHIKTSRSLHIMCQIPVFCWISATVLEHMLTTDQRGELPKTLTDLYSHFLLVQTKRKNNKYGEGHETSPQQLTEADRDVLLKLGRLALKHLEEGNLMFYQEDLERCGLNVTERPRCTQEFVLRSSEESV; this is encoded by the exons atgagtggatctaaggaggaagaggacagagcagagtctccagggtccagctgtgtgtctctgcataGTGACATGTCCAATGATCATCCTCCTCTActcttcagtaaagaacctggaccctcacacacaaa acatgtttgtgtttgcagaggtcaggaccacagactgagagcagagtctccagggtccagctgtctgtctctgaggagTGACATGTCCATAGATCATCCTCTGTTgttcagtaaagaacctggaccctcacacacaaa acatgtttgtgtttgcagaggtcaggaccacagactgagagcagagtctccagggtccagctgtctgtctctgaggagTGACATGTCCATAGATCATCCTCTGTTgttcagtaaagaacctggaccctcacacacaaa acatgtttgtgtttgcagaggtcaggaccacagactgagagcagagtctccagggtccagctgtctgtctctgaggagTGACATGTCCATAGATCATCCTCTGttgttcagtaatgaacctggaccctcacacacaga acatgtttgtgtttgcagaagtcaggaccacagactgagagcagagtctccagggtccagatGTCTGTCTCTGAGGAGTGACATGTCCATAGATCATCCTCTGTTgttcagtaaagaacctggaccctcacacacaga ggagaggaagaggagtcatgtttctgaggaggagcagtcgtcctgctgtgcttcgtgtcaggacgtcctgaaggatccagtctccaccagctgtggacactggttctgcagacagtgcatcacctcatactgggaccagtctggttcttcaggagactccttctgtccccagtgtggacaaagatccagaacaggagctggaggtcagacagccg atcgtggtctgcaggaggtttcagatgaacataagctcagtgtgaggaggacatgtgaacatgtgactgaaggaagtgatgaaacaggaagtagaaccctcctcaacaggatatacactgagctccacatcacagagggacagagtgaagaggttaatactcaacatgaggtgaggcagcttgagacggcttccaagatgaagatcctccaggacactcccatcaaggtccacgacatctttaaagcctccactgaccagcagagcagcatcagagtcgtcctgaccaacggcgtcgctggagttggaaaaaccttctcggtgcagaagttcactctggactgggcagagggtttagagaaccaggatgtgggtctgctggctgtgctttcgttcagggagctgaacctggtgaaggaccagcagcacagtcttctcacgctgctccatgttttccatccagagttacagaagctcacggcagagacgctcgctgtctgtaaacctttgttcatctttgacggcctggatgaaagcagaccttctctggacttcaaccacagggagcttgtgtctgaggtcacacagaggtcatcagtcaacgtgctgctgacaaacctcatccgggggaatctgcttccctcggctctcgtctggataacctccagacctgcggcggccaatcagatccctcctgcatgtgttgacagggtcacagaagtacgaggcttcactgacgcccagaaggaggagtacttcaggaggaggttcagtgatgaagagctgtgcagcagaatcatctcacacatcaagacgtccaggagcctccacatcatgtgtcaaatcccagtcttctgctggatcagtgctacagttctggagcacatgttgaccacagaccagagaggagagctgcccaagaccctgactgacctgtactcacacttcctgctggttcagacaaagaggaagaacaacaagtacggtgagggacatgagacgagtccacagcagctgacggaggctgacagggatgttcttctgaagctggggaggctggcacttaaacatctggaggaaggaaacctcatgttctaccaagaagacctggagcggtgtggtcttaatgtcacagagaggcctcggtgtactcaggagtttgtactgagatcttcagaagagagtgtgtga